The stretch of DNA CTATTGCCGCCCTAAACGAAGACGGACTGGCGTTATAAGAATCATCCAGCAAGGCTGCACCCTGTATTCCCTGTCGCGGGCACAATCGACCTGCAACTGGCTTGACTGCTGCCAGGGCATTTCTGACAGACTGCAGAGCGGCTCCAGCTTCAACTGCAATGGCTGATGCAGCGACTGCATTGGCTACGTTGTGACGTCCCGGCAATGCCAGAAAACATTCCACAGCCCCGGAAGGTGTATGCAAGCGGAAGCGCATACCATCTGCTTCGGCTGTTACATTATCGGCAAAATAGTCGGCATTATTCTTCTGAACCGAAAACAGGCGCACGGTGCGGTGGGCCGCCCGATTCACCCATATTTCACAGGCCGGGTCATCCGCATTAAGAATCACAGTTTGCGTGGCTGACGCTGAATCGATAATTTCGCCCTTGGCCTGCACCACTCCCTCAAGACTTCCGAAACCTTCCAGGTGTGTTTCCGCCGCATTATTCAATAAGACAATCTGCGGATTAGTCATGGCCACCGTGTGAGCAATTTCACCTGCGTGATTGGCACCCAATTCGATAACCGCGCGCTCATGCTCACTACCGAGACGCAATAACATTAACGGTGCGCCGATGGTGTTATTCAAATTACCTTCCGTCACAAGCACTTTGAACTGCTCGCGGAGGATAGCTCCTGCCATTTCTTTCACACTGGTTTTACCCTGACTGCCGGTAACGGCTGCGATCACGGCGGTGGATCGGTTACGATTCAAATTACCCAGCCAGCCCA from Pseudohongiella spirulinae encodes:
- a CDS encoding UDP-N-acetylmuramoyl-tripeptide--D-alanyl-D-alanine ligase, producing the protein MIGSLCLSDLQAVMSAERIGEDVCFTQVSTDSRTIVSGELFIALTGHNFDGHRFVKQAAAAGASAVIVSKKQDVSVPQLIVDDTEKALGWLGNLNRNRSTAVIAAVTGSQGKTSVKEMAGAILREQFKVLVTEGNLNNTIGAPLMLLRLGSEHERAVIELGANHAGEIAHTVAMTNPQIVLLNNAAETHLEGFGSLEGVVQAKGEIIDSASATQTVILNADDPACEIWVNRAAHRTVRLFSVQKNNADYFADNVTAEADGMRFRLHTPSGAVECFLALPGRHNVANAVAASAIAVEAGAALQSVRNALAAVKPVAGRLCPRQGIQGAALLDDSYNASPSSFRAAIDVLSDVAEQSKKSSIVIMGDMAELAGKAVSAHQEVGRYARQAGVTRLWTVGEFSRYASGAFGEGAKHFETVEQLCEYARQTMNNAVLVLIKGSRSAGMDVAADYLSEGEMH